One genomic segment of Arachis duranensis cultivar V14167 chromosome 4, aradu.V14167.gnm2.J7QH, whole genome shotgun sequence includes these proteins:
- the LOC107485558 gene encoding uncharacterized protein LOC107485558 isoform X1 translates to MAAANTNIASTGIVLEALRKDNYENWSTLVKNYLVGQDLWHGIIGEAEADDQNIPPDQDNVRAREISNRSKNAKALHAIQLACGSENLSNIRKVENARDAWNHLKFTFSEDSRAFPDTEQGSESQHIFKLHSYIKRGYWNDAKSFMERNTDAIFFTVPSSGRTVLHVAVVSGRKAIVKELVSIGNRRLLGMQDKKGYTCLALAAKFTDDTEIAEWLIKKGGTEMLTIKTKDDDDGGGGGGVGVDDKITKRKKDEDDNDDGNDKGKIPVVIAAAKGHKKMTKYLFSQTPIEVFFDNDGHYGLMLLRRCIDAEIFDLAAMLLQHRRNRTMNPLIRKPKDLRPIVYALAHMHSAFRSGIHLGWWRQFIYKCLRIPSHLDLDGTSIEIVLHVKYDKEPPNRNTVSWKTIIKVVVLWPLKLLIWLPFKLLIKYVIAPPVLPILRILPGSEKIYEMKRNHYLVLEILKCLSRKMSSLDEPELHECLAYDTILHAAKHGIIEFIDSMRHANPDLMWAMDKNKRGIFSHAILNRQEKVFQLITKIEGHKEMIASRKDVFNNNMLHLAAALGPSSYLDSRSNAALQMQRELHWYKAVNDIVHPKCKEAKNVDGKKPRELFTKNHESLVKEGENWARDTARSFTIVGTLIITIMFAAAFSASGGRDSDTGVPTLLRLRKRAFKVFILADAISLITSSSSVLIFIWILTSRYAENDFLWKLPVKFLAGLLTLFVSLTSMMIAFGAALYMMLKGHRGIIMAVVSLAVVPVLVLIPTLLFLSFEIFISTWRSSLLPDKKG, encoded by the exons ATGGCAGCTGCTAACACGAATATTGCATCAACTGGAATCGTTCTGGAGGCACTAAGAAAAGATAACTATGAGAACTGGAGCACTCTCGTGAAGAACTATCTGGTGGGTCAAGATCTCTGGCATGGTATTATCGGTGAGGCTGAAGCTGATGATCAAAATATTCCTCCTGATCAAGATAACGTCCGGGCCAGGGAAATAAGTAACAGATCCAAAAATGCAAAAGCCTTACATGCAATTCAACTCGCATGTGGATCTGAGAATCTCTCCAACATAAGAAAAGTGGAAAATGCGAGAGACGCTTGGAATCACTTGAAGTTCACCTTCAGCGAGGACTCGAGAGCCTTTCCAGATACTGAGCAGGGAAGTGAAAGTCAACACATTTTCAAGCTCCACAGTTACATCAAGAGAGGCTACTGGAACGAtgcaaaatccttcatggaaagaAACACCGATGCAATCTTCTTTACCGTGCCCTCTTCAGGAAGAACCGTCCTTCACGTCGCGGTGGTTTCCGGGCGAAAAGCGATAGTGAAGGAGTTGGTAAGCATAGGGAACCGGCGGCTGCTGGGAATGCAAGACAAAAAGGGATACACTTGTCTTGCTCTTGCTGCTAAATTTACAGATGACACGGAGATCGCGGAGTGGTTGATTAAGAAAGGAGGAACAGAGATGCTAACCATCAAGACCAAAGATGACGACgacggtggtggtggtggtggtgttggtgttgaTGATAAAATAACAAAGCGAAAGAAAGATgaggatgataatgatgatggtaATGACAAAGGGAAGATTCCAGTGGTGATAGCAGCAGCCAAGGGTCACAAAAAGATGACCAAGTATCTGTTCTCCCAAACTCCTATTGAGGTCTTTTTCGACAACGATGGCCATTACGGGCTTATGCTTCTCAGGCGATGCATCGATGCAGAAATATTTG ATCTTGCCGCCATGTTACTCCAACATAGACGAAATAGGACGATGAACCCTCTGATTCGTAAACCCAAAGACCTTCGGCCCATAGTATATGCATTAGCTCACATGCATTCTGCATTTCGTAGTGGTATCCATCTTGGATGGTGGCggcaatttatttataaat GTTTAAGGATACCATCACACTTAGACCTTGACGGTACTAGTATCGAGATCGTTCTACATGTCAAATACGATAAGGAACCACCAAACAGAAATACAGTTTCATGGAAAACCATCATCAAAGTAGTGGTTTTATGGCCCTTGAAACTCCTAATAT GGCTACCTTTTAAGCTATTGATCAAATATGTCATCGCTCCACCAGTTTTACCAATACTTCGAATACTTCCTG GAAGTGAGAAAATATATGAGATGAAAAGGAACCATTATCTGGTACTTGAAATTCTCAAATGCTTGAGTAGAAAAATGTCATCACTAGATGAACCAGAGCTACATGAGTGCTTAGCCTACGACACTATATTACATGCAGCCAAGCATGGAATTATTGAGTTCATAGATTCAATGAGGCATGCGAATCCTGATCTTATGTGGGCCATGGACAAAAATAAGAGGGGCATATTTTCACATGCGATTTTGAATAGACAAGAAAAAGTGTTCCAACTCATTACCAAAATTGAAGGGCATAAAGAGATGATTGCGTCCCGTAAAGACGTGTTTAACAATAACATGTTGCACTTGGCAGCAGCCTTAGGACCTTCCTCTTATCTTGATAGTAGATCCAATGCGGCTCTTCAAATGCAAAGAGAACTTCATTGGTATAAG GCGGTGAATGATATTGTGCATCCCAAGTGCAAAGAAGCTAAAAATGTTGATGGCAAGAAGCCTCGTGAACTGTTCACCAAAAACCATGAGAGTTTGGTGAAAGAAGGTGAAAACTGGGCAAGAGATACCGCTCGTTCTTTTACGATTGTTGGTActctcatcatcaccatcatgtTCGCTGCAGCCTTCTCTGCCTCAGGAGGACGTGATTCAGACACTGGCGTACCCACCTTATTAAGGTTAAGAAAGCGTGCTTTTAAGGTGTTTATTTTAGCAGATGCAATTTCGCTCATCACATCTTCTTCTTCGGTCTTGATTTTTATTTGGATCCTGACGTCGCGTTACGCTGAGAATGATTTCCTCTGGAAGTTACCCGTCAAATTCCTCGCAGGCCTCCTCACCCTGTTTGTTTCATTGACATCCATGATGATAGCCTTTGGTGCTGCGCTTTATATGATGCTCAAGGGACACAGAGGGATTATAATGGCAGTGGTATCGCTCGCGGTTGTTCCAGTTTTGGTACTCATACCAACACTGTTGTTCCTCTcttttgagatttttatatcTACATGGAGATCTAGTTTGCTCCCTGATAAGAAGGGATAG
- the LOC107485558 gene encoding uncharacterized protein LOC107485558 isoform X2 produces the protein MAAANTNIASTGIVLEALRKDNYENWSTLVKNYLVGQDLWHGIIGEAEADDQNIPPDQDNVRAREISNRSKNAKALHAIQLACGSENLSNIRKVENARDAWNHLKFTFSEDSRAFPDTEQGSESQHIFKLHSYIKRGYWNDAKSFMERNTDAIFFTVPSSGRTVLHVAVVSGRKAIVKELVSIGNRRLLGMQDKKGYTCLALAAKFTDDTEIAEWLIKKGGTEMLTIKTKDDDDGGGGGGVGVDDKITKRKKDEDDNDDGNDKGKIPVVIAAAKGHKKMTKYLFSQTPIEVFFDNDGHYGLMLLRRCIDAEIFGLRIPSHLDLDGTSIEIVLHVKYDKEPPNRNTVSWKTIIKVVVLWPLKLLIWLPFKLLIKYVIAPPVLPILRILPGSEKIYEMKRNHYLVLEILKCLSRKMSSLDEPELHECLAYDTILHAAKHGIIEFIDSMRHANPDLMWAMDKNKRGIFSHAILNRQEKVFQLITKIEGHKEMIASRKDVFNNNMLHLAAALGPSSYLDSRSNAALQMQRELHWYKAVNDIVHPKCKEAKNVDGKKPRELFTKNHESLVKEGENWARDTARSFTIVGTLIITIMFAAAFSASGGRDSDTGVPTLLRLRKRAFKVFILADAISLITSSSSVLIFIWILTSRYAENDFLWKLPVKFLAGLLTLFVSLTSMMIAFGAALYMMLKGHRGIIMAVVSLAVVPVLVLIPTLLFLSFEIFISTWRSSLLPDKKG, from the exons ATGGCAGCTGCTAACACGAATATTGCATCAACTGGAATCGTTCTGGAGGCACTAAGAAAAGATAACTATGAGAACTGGAGCACTCTCGTGAAGAACTATCTGGTGGGTCAAGATCTCTGGCATGGTATTATCGGTGAGGCTGAAGCTGATGATCAAAATATTCCTCCTGATCAAGATAACGTCCGGGCCAGGGAAATAAGTAACAGATCCAAAAATGCAAAAGCCTTACATGCAATTCAACTCGCATGTGGATCTGAGAATCTCTCCAACATAAGAAAAGTGGAAAATGCGAGAGACGCTTGGAATCACTTGAAGTTCACCTTCAGCGAGGACTCGAGAGCCTTTCCAGATACTGAGCAGGGAAGTGAAAGTCAACACATTTTCAAGCTCCACAGTTACATCAAGAGAGGCTACTGGAACGAtgcaaaatccttcatggaaagaAACACCGATGCAATCTTCTTTACCGTGCCCTCTTCAGGAAGAACCGTCCTTCACGTCGCGGTGGTTTCCGGGCGAAAAGCGATAGTGAAGGAGTTGGTAAGCATAGGGAACCGGCGGCTGCTGGGAATGCAAGACAAAAAGGGATACACTTGTCTTGCTCTTGCTGCTAAATTTACAGATGACACGGAGATCGCGGAGTGGTTGATTAAGAAAGGAGGAACAGAGATGCTAACCATCAAGACCAAAGATGACGACgacggtggtggtggtggtggtgttggtgttgaTGATAAAATAACAAAGCGAAAGAAAGATgaggatgataatgatgatggtaATGACAAAGGGAAGATTCCAGTGGTGATAGCAGCAGCCAAGGGTCACAAAAAGATGACCAAGTATCTGTTCTCCCAAACTCCTATTGAGGTCTTTTTCGACAACGATGGCCATTACGGGCTTATGCTTCTCAGGCGATGCATCGATGCAGAAATATTTG GTTTAAGGATACCATCACACTTAGACCTTGACGGTACTAGTATCGAGATCGTTCTACATGTCAAATACGATAAGGAACCACCAAACAGAAATACAGTTTCATGGAAAACCATCATCAAAGTAGTGGTTTTATGGCCCTTGAAACTCCTAATAT GGCTACCTTTTAAGCTATTGATCAAATATGTCATCGCTCCACCAGTTTTACCAATACTTCGAATACTTCCTG GAAGTGAGAAAATATATGAGATGAAAAGGAACCATTATCTGGTACTTGAAATTCTCAAATGCTTGAGTAGAAAAATGTCATCACTAGATGAACCAGAGCTACATGAGTGCTTAGCCTACGACACTATATTACATGCAGCCAAGCATGGAATTATTGAGTTCATAGATTCAATGAGGCATGCGAATCCTGATCTTATGTGGGCCATGGACAAAAATAAGAGGGGCATATTTTCACATGCGATTTTGAATAGACAAGAAAAAGTGTTCCAACTCATTACCAAAATTGAAGGGCATAAAGAGATGATTGCGTCCCGTAAAGACGTGTTTAACAATAACATGTTGCACTTGGCAGCAGCCTTAGGACCTTCCTCTTATCTTGATAGTAGATCCAATGCGGCTCTTCAAATGCAAAGAGAACTTCATTGGTATAAG GCGGTGAATGATATTGTGCATCCCAAGTGCAAAGAAGCTAAAAATGTTGATGGCAAGAAGCCTCGTGAACTGTTCACCAAAAACCATGAGAGTTTGGTGAAAGAAGGTGAAAACTGGGCAAGAGATACCGCTCGTTCTTTTACGATTGTTGGTActctcatcatcaccatcatgtTCGCTGCAGCCTTCTCTGCCTCAGGAGGACGTGATTCAGACACTGGCGTACCCACCTTATTAAGGTTAAGAAAGCGTGCTTTTAAGGTGTTTATTTTAGCAGATGCAATTTCGCTCATCACATCTTCTTCTTCGGTCTTGATTTTTATTTGGATCCTGACGTCGCGTTACGCTGAGAATGATTTCCTCTGGAAGTTACCCGTCAAATTCCTCGCAGGCCTCCTCACCCTGTTTGTTTCATTGACATCCATGATGATAGCCTTTGGTGCTGCGCTTTATATGATGCTCAAGGGACACAGAGGGATTATAATGGCAGTGGTATCGCTCGCGGTTGTTCCAGTTTTGGTACTCATACCAACACTGTTGTTCCTCTcttttgagatttttatatcTACATGGAGATCTAGTTTGCTCCCTGATAAGAAGGGATAG